A region of Scytonema millei VB511283 DNA encodes the following proteins:
- a CDS encoding gamma carbonic anhydrase family protein, which yields MSAQSYWSIPDLSPAAFVAANAVVMGAVKLAKGASIWYGAVVRGDVERIEIGECTNIQDGAILHGDPGKPTVLEDYVTVGHRAVVHSAYVERGSLIGIGAVILDGVRVGAGSIVGAGAVVSKDVPPRSLVVGVPAKILREVSSTEAAELIEHARRYEKLALVHAGKGTDLGFYRE from the coding sequence GTGTCTGCCCAATCCTACTGGTCAATTCCCGATCTTTCCCCGGCTGCCTTTGTTGCAGCTAATGCTGTCGTCATGGGTGCTGTCAAGCTGGCAAAAGGTGCGAGTATTTGGTACGGAGCCGTGGTGCGCGGTGATGTCGAGAGGATTGAAATTGGTGAATGCACTAATATTCAAGATGGTGCTATCTTACACGGCGATCCTGGGAAACCGACTGTTTTAGAAGATTATGTTACGGTAGGACATCGTGCGGTCGTACATTCAGCTTACGTCGAGCGGGGCAGTTTAATCGGTATTGGAGCAGTCATTTTAGATGGTGTCAGAGTCGGAGCGGGAAGCATTGTGGGAGCGGGAGCAGTTGTCAGTAAAGATGTCCCACCGCGATCGCTTGTTGTCGGAGTCCCCGCTAAAATTTTACGGGAAGTCTCCTCAACCGAAGCCGCAGAATTGATCGAACACGCTCGTCGCTACGAAAAACTCGCCCTCGTCCATGCAGGAAAGGGAACCGATCTCGGGTTTTATCGAGAATAG
- a CDS encoding photosystem II protein Y yields MDIDLRVAFVLLPVIAAASWALFNIAPAAIRQIQGFFNKEA; encoded by the coding sequence ATGGACATCGATCTGCGCGTTGCTTTTGTTCTGCTACCAGTAATTGCTGCTGCTAGCTGGGCGCTATTCAACATCGCTCCCGCTGCAATCAGGCAAATTCAAGGCTTTTTCAACAAAGAAGCTTAA
- a CDS encoding tetratricopeptide repeat protein: MDKNLAAVYLLILLVLLGGTALAIFRQVFKTRRVEGTLAQLQKKLSQAQGTAEEYYELGGIYLDKKLYTQAIVNFQKALKAVEQEEQNPENLALIYNGLGYAYFAQEQYDLAIRNYKEALRLYPSYTTALNNVGHAYERKNLTTQALQAYEQVLESEPKNSTAKRRAESLRKRVAT; this comes from the coding sequence ATGGATAAAAATCTAGCAGCTGTCTATCTGCTAATCTTGTTAGTCCTGCTGGGCGGAACGGCACTTGCTATCTTTCGCCAAGTCTTTAAAACACGCCGCGTTGAAGGTACTCTGGCACAACTGCAAAAAAAGTTGTCTCAAGCCCAAGGCACAGCCGAAGAATATTACGAGTTGGGTGGGATTTATTTAGATAAAAAACTTTACACCCAGGCGATCGTCAATTTTCAAAAAGCGCTCAAAGCAGTAGAGCAAGAAGAGCAAAACCCAGAAAATCTAGCTCTCATCTACAATGGCTTGGGTTATGCTTATTTTGCTCAAGAGCAATACGACTTGGCAATTCGCAACTACAAAGAAGCCTTGAGATTATATCCAAGCTATACTACAGCGCTTAATAACGTCGGTCACGCCTACGAACGAAAGAACTTGACTACCCAAGCACTACAAGCTTACGAGCAAGTATTAGAGTCAGAGCCAAAAAACAGTACGGCAAAACGACGGGCTGAGTCTCTTCGCAAGCGGGTTGCAACGTAA